CACGACGCCGCTGTGGATCGCCGTCGGGCTGATGGTGCTGCTGGGTCTGGGCCTCGGCCCGGTGAACAGCCAGCTCACGCTCGCCGTGCAGAACGCTTCTCCGCGTGACCAGCTCGGCAGCGCCACCAGCGGCAACCAGTTCTTCCGGCAGATCGGCGGCACGCTGGCGGTCAGCCTGTTCGGCGCCCTGGTGAACGCGCAACTGGCGCAGAACCTCGCCGCGAAGCTGCCGTCCGAAGCGGCCCGGCTCCCCGCGCCGATGCAGGACGCCATCGCCAACCCGAACGTGCTGTCCAGCCCACAGGCGACCGGACAACTGGAGGCGGCTCTGACCCGCCTGGGCCATGCCGACCTCATCGCCCCCATCCTGACGGCCCTGCGCGGCGTGATGGCGGGCGCGATTGACCACGTCTTCCTGATCGCGGGCGTGCTGGTCGCGGTGGCCTTCCTGGTCACGCTGCTGATGCCCGAACGGCCTCTCGCCGGGCGCAAGGCCGCAGCGCGTGTAGAAGGGCAGCGGGCCGGGGCGACGGACTGAAGGAGCGCAGCACTTGTGCAGCAGGGGGCGCCGCCGCTGGGTGAGCGCCCCCTGCTCTGTGGTGCGACGGTTGAAAGGCAGTTGCCTCCACCTCTTGCCCACGCCGGTCTTGACGTGATGCAGGTCGCCTGGAGCACGGGCGCCGATGCCGCCGCCAGTGCGGGAGGTGTTGGGGGAGAGGAATGAGCGGTCAGCCATCAGCTCTCAGCCGTCAGCAAAAGCTCTTCTTGCTGACGGCTGAGAGCTGAAAGCTCCCTCACGCCTGCGGCACTTCCGCCTCCACCAGCGTCCCGTGACCGGGGCTGCTCAGCACGCGGTAATTCCCGCCCCGGCTCTCGACGCGCTCGCGCATCTGCATCAGGCCCAGGCCCCCGGCGCTGCTGACGCGGCCCGACACCTGTTCCGGATCGAAGCCCGCGCCGTCGTCCTGCACGCGCAGCGTGACGCGCTCGCCGCCGTGCAGCGTCACTGTGACCTCGCGGGCGCGGGCGTGCTTGGCGACGTTGTTCAGGCTCTCTTGCAGGATACGGAACACCACCGCTTCGTCCCCCGGCGCGAGGTGGATGTCCCCGGTCACATTCAGGGTGGAGCGGAGGTTGTTCTGCTGGCCGAAGTCCTCCACGTAACGCCGCACCGTTTCCAGCAGCCCGTAGCGTTCGAGGTCAATCGGGCGCAGCGCGAAGATCGAGCGCCGCACCTCGCGGATCTGCTCGCGCAGCAGGGCGGTGGCGGCCTTCACCTCCGCTTCCGCCTTATCCGGGTCGCTGTGGAGCTGGCGGGCCACCAGGTCGAGCTTCAGGGCGCAGAAGGCCAGCGACTGCGCCACGCCGTCGTGAATCTCGCGGGCGATCCGGGCGCGTTCGTCGCTGATCGCCAGTTCTTCGGAGTACAGGTAGGCGCGGGCGTTGCGGACCCCCAGCGCGGCCTGGGCGGCCAGCAGGGCCAGCAGCGGCAGGCGGGCGCCCTCGAAGGCGTCGGGGCGGGCGTCCCCCAGCACCAGCACGCCGACCAGCCCCTCCTCGTCGCGCATCGGGAAGCCCAGGGCACTTTTTGCCTCGGGGAACACCTCGGCGGCCTCCTGGGCGCTCGCCACCAGGGGCGTGTCCGCCTGCGCCACCCGCCCCACGAAGGCCGGGGCCAGCGCGCCGCTGCTGCTGCTCTCGCCGCCCGCGTGCTGGGCGTATTCCAGCCGCAACACGCCGTCCTGGTCGCTCAGGTAGGCGGCCCGCGCGCCCGCCTGCACCCGCTCGGCCATGTTGCGGGTCACGCGGGCGAGCAGGCGGCGCATGTTGCGCTCGGCGCGGATGGACTGGTCCACGCTGTAGAGCGTCATCAGGTCGAGGGTCCGCTGCCGCGCGGCCTCCACCCCGGTCGCCACCTCGGCGGCCAGCGCCTGCGCGAGCGTCTGGGTTTCCGGCGTGGGCGGCGTGTCGAAGTGCAGCGCGAGCGCCCCGCCCCCCGGAATCCCGACCCGCAGCGGATACAGTTCCGTGCCCGGGGCGGCGGGCGTCTCCCCGGAGGCCGAGCCGCTCAGGCCGCCCGGTACGGTCAGGGTCGCGTGGGTGGCCCCGGTCGCCCGCACCGCGCCGCGCGCCGCGACTTCCACGACCGCGCCCATATCGGGGGCGTCCGTCAGGTCGCGCATCAGTTCCTGCACGGCCTGGAGCTGCCCGTGCGAGGCACTCAGCCGGGCATAGGTCACGCGCAGTTCCCGTTCGGCCCGCTCCCGGGCGCGGGTGCCTTCCGCGATCCATTCCACGGTAAAAAAAGTCACCGCCGGGCCGACCAGTCCGTAGAACAGCAGATGCGCCCAGACCTCCGCGACGGGGTTCCGCAGTTGCGCGATCACGAACTCCACCACCGCCACCACCAGCACGATGAGGGGCGGCAGCAGGTTCCGGACCAGCTTCACCCGGTCCGACAGCGGCACCCCGCGCGGAGCTGGGGGCGGCGGAGTGGACAGCGAGGCGGACGAGTCGGTCATGGGAGACAGTCTAGGGACACGGGTCCGGGGAACCGTGGGGCGGGTCTGAAAGCCACGAAGATGTACAGGGAAGCTGTACAATAAGTCCATGATCGAACGGACCTACACCCAGGCACGGGCTGAACTCGCCTCCCTGATGGACCGTGCTGTGAATGACCGCGAGACGGTGATCATCGAACGCCGGGGGCGAGAAAGTGTGGCCCTGATCGCCGCCGACGAACTCCGCAGCCTTCAGGAAAGCGCACACCTACTGCGCTCACCCGCGAACGCCCGCCGCCTCCTGTCTGCCCTCCAGCGCGCCCTTGCGGACGAGGGGGAAAGCCTCACCCCGGCGGAACTGGTCCGGAGGGTGGGGCTGGATGGCGAATGAAACGGCGCGTGTGGCGGTCTTCCAGCCGGAGTTCATCGAGGACCTGACCTACTGGGTGCAGACGGACCGCAAGACGGCCCTGCGCCTCCTGCGGTTGGTCGAACTCGTTCTGCGCGACCCCTTCGGCGGGCTGGGCAAGCCTGAACCCCTCAAGTACCTCGGCCCGAACATCTGGTCCCGCCGTCTCACCGAAGAACACCGTCTGATCTACCTCGTCCGCGACACGAGAATTGATTTTCTGCAAGGGCGCTACCATTACGGCTGAAAGAGGATGAGGCATGGAAGACCTCTTCCTGCTGTGGAGCCGGGCCGCGCGTGCCCTCGCGCTGATTCTGCTGGTCTTCAGCGGGCTGTTCTGGCTGCTGGACCGGACCTTATTCAACTGGGGGAATGACCCATTTGCCCCCGCCTGCCTTCTGGCCCTCGTACTGATTCTGTGGTTGGTGTCCTGGTGGCTCAGGCGGATGGCACGGCAGAAGGAATGAGCCTCACTCCACCGCGTCCCCGCCCCGCCCCGCCCCTGTTCCCCGCCGGGCCGCGTCCTCCACCTTCCACTTCACCTGCCGCAGAAAGCCCCGGAAGAGGCGGCTCTCGGCGCTGCTCATCAATGCGCGGTCGAGCATCGCACGCCACAGCCGCAGCGTGTGGCGGGCGCGCACGGCGTCGGTGTAGCCGATCAGTTCCATCGTGTCATGCAGGTGGCCGTACATCGCTTCCATCTCTTCGCGGGTGGCGGTCTTGCGGTCGTAGGCCGGGGGTTCATCCTGTGCCTGGAGGAACTCGTAGCACACCAGCAGCACCGCCTGCGCGAGATTCAGGCTGGCGTACTCGGCGGTCGGGACGCGCACCGTCACCTGACACTGCTCCAGATCGCTGTTGACCAGCCCCGTCTCCTCCGGGCCGAAGACCAGCGCGGGGGCGGCGGCCGCGCGCACCAGCGGGCGCACCTGGGCCGGATGCCGGGGCGGGGGCAGGTCGGCGCGGAGGCGGGCGGAGGTGCCCACGCTCACGTCCCGGTCGGCCAGCGCCTCGCGCAGGGTGGGGTAGATGCGCGCACTTCGCAGCAGATCGGCGGCGTGGACCGCCATCGCCACGGCCTGAGAATCGAGGGGATCGCACCGCGGCGCGACGATCCGCAGGTCACTGGCCCCCATGTTCAGCATCGCGCGGGCCGCCGCCCCGATGTTGCCGGGCGTTTTGGGAGAGACGAGGACGACCGCGAGATTCACGTCCGGGATGCTAGCGCGGCGGGGGGAGGCGCAGTGGGCGATCAGCTCTGAACAAGAAGGCTGAGGCGAACACTAAAGCCTGTGATAGCCGGTTCACTGCTAAAAGCTCATCGCTCATCGCCACCCTGTCCCCATGACCGAAGGCCGCCCCCGCACCGTCCTCTTCCTCCACGCCTACCCCCTCTCCGCCGCCATGTGGGAGGACCAGAAAGCCGCGCTGGAGGCGGCGGGCCTGACCGTCCTCGCCCCCAACCTGCCCGGTTTCGGCGGGGAAGAGGGAGCGATTACTTCCCTCGCGGACACCGCCCGCGATCTGCTGAAGACGCTGCCGCCCGACCCCACCTTGCTCGTCGGCCTCAGCATGGGGGGCTACCTCGCTCTGGAACTGCTGGCGCAGGCCCCGGAGCGCTTCGCCCGCGCCGTGCTGGCCGACACCTCCGCCCGCGCGGACGACGAGGAGAAGCAGAAAGACCGCCGTCAGCAGGCCGAGCGCGTGCTGAAGGAAGGCAAGGGCTTCATCATCGAGGCGGCCCGCGAGGAACACCGCCCCGAAACCTTCACCCGCATCCGTCCCATGATCGAGGCGGCCACGCCCCAGGGCATCGCCGGGGCACTCCGCGCGATGGCGGCGCGGCCCGACCAGCGGGATACCCTCCGCCGCCTGAACCTGCCCCTGCTGGCCCTGGTCGGGGAGCAGGACGACCTCACGCCGCCCGACCTGGCGGGGGAAATTGCGGAACTGGGGCACGGCGAGCGGCAGATCATCCCCGGCGCGATGCACCTCTCGAACCTGGAGGCGCCGGAAGCATTCAGCGCGGCGCTGCTGGCCTTTCTGAGGTGAGGGTCACAGGCTGCGGTACAGGGCGAGGTACTGCCGGGCGGGGCCTTCCCAACTGAAATTCAGTTCCATCCCGCGCGCCATTCGGGCCTGCCACTCCACCTGATCCCCAAAGACGGCCCGCGCTTGGCGGCAGGCGGCGGCCAGCGCCCCCGGCGCCGCGTCCGCGAACCGGAAGCCCACGTTGGGCGGCACGGTGTCCACCAGCCCGCCCGTCTCACGCACGACAGGCAGGGTCCCGTAGCGCATGGCGATCATCTGCGACAGGCCGCACGGCTCGAAGCGGCTGGGCATGGCGAAGGCGTCCGCGCCCGCATAGACCCGGTGCGCGAGCGGTTCATTCAACCCCGAGGCAAAGGCCACGCGCGGGTGAAAGGCCCACCCGATCAGGGCTGCCGCCAGGAGGGGATCGCCGCCGCCCAGCACCACCACGTTCCAGCGTTCCACCAGTTCCGGCAGCGCCATGATCAGCAGGTCCATTCCCTTCTGATCCGCGAGGCGGCTCACCACGCCCAGGATCGGCGCGTCGTCCAGCCCGAACTCCGCGCGCAGGACGGCCGCGTTCGCCGCCTTGCCCGCCGCGTCCGCATACGGGCGGATGTCGGGGTCGGTGCGGGGGTCCCAGCGTTCCTGGTCCAGCCCGTTGAGAATCCCGCTCAGGCGGCCTTCCAGCGTCAGGCGCACCAGCAGGCCCTCCAGCCCCTCGCCGTACTGCGGCGTGGTGATCTCGCGCGCGTAGGTCGGACTCACGGTGGTGATCTGCTCCGCGAACACCAGCCCCGCCTTCATCAGGTTCAGGTCACCGTAGAACTCCACGCCCTCGGGGCCAAAGGTCCAGTCCGGCAGTCCGGTCCATTCCCGCGCCTCGGCCAGATTCCAGCGGCCCTGGTACTGGAGGTTGTGGATGGTAAAGGCGGCGCGCCAGCCCGCGAGGTGGGCGTAGGCCACGACCAGTCCGGCCTGCCAGTCGTGCCCATGCAGCACGTCGGGGGTGATCTCCAGCGCCTCCAGCACCGGCAGCACCGCCCGCCCGAAGGCGCAGAAGCGTTCCACGTCGTCGGGGTGGTACAGGCCGGGCCGCTCGAACGCGGGCAGCCCCACGAACAGGAACCGCACCCCCTCCTCCCGCACCTCACCGGCCCAGACCAATCCGGCGCCGGGCACCTCACCGCGCCACACCTCCTGCGGCGTGCCGGACAGCGAGGCGTACCAGGGAGACACCACGGTCACGTCCGCGCCCAGCCGGGCCTGGACGGCGGGCAGCGCGCCCAGCACGTCGCCCAGGCCCCCCGACCGCGAGAAGGGAAACACTTCCGACGCCACATGGAGAACCTGCATGTCCCGCACTCTACCCCCGTTTGACAACCCCCGGCCGCGCTGGTACACTTCCCCTCGCTCACGGCCCGGGCTCTTAGCTCAACGGTCAGAGCAGTCGGCTCATAACCGATTGGTTGCCGGTTCAAATCCGGCAGGGCCCACCACTTCTTGACAGGGCGGCGATACGGGCGGTTAGCTCAGCGGTAGAGCACTCGCTTCACACGCGAGGGGTCGTAGGTTCAAATCCTATACCGCCCACCAGAGAAACCTCGGCTGAGCCGGGGTTTTTTCTTGTTGTGCCATTCGGGACGCGGCGAGTTGACCGACGAGTGACAGAGGAAACACCGAGCTGCATCAAGAGGCGAGTCGAGTCCGGTCGCGAGAGTCGCCCCCACAACGCCAATCTGCGTGGGGCCAGCCGAGGTGAGGTCGTCAAACAACCGCTCTGGAACGGTATTTCTTTGCTTTAAACGCCTAGAGTCGTGGGTTCAAATCCCAGATCGCCCGACAGCAGCACCTCGGCTCAGCCGGGGTTTTTTCTTTGTTTGGGAGACGCCGGAACGCTCTCCTCCTTCTCCACAACCTCAACTGCCGCCTCAGCCGTGGCGGGACAGCCGGACCTCCAGACGGCGCTGCACCAGCTCCAGCAGGCTGCTGATCAGCCAGTAGATCAGCGCGGCGGCCAGGTACGGCCCGAACGGCTCGAAGGTCCGCGCGATCACGAGCTGGGCGCTGCGGAGCAGTTCGACCACCGTGATCACCGAAACCAGCGACGTGTCCTTGACCAGCCCGATCAGCGTATTGCCCAGGCTGGGGAGGGCCACCCGCGCCGCCTGGGGCAGCACGACCAGCCGCAGCGTCTGCCCCGGCGTCAGGCCCAGGCTGAGGGCCGCTTCGCGCTGGCCGCGCGGCACGCTCAGGATCGCCGCGCGCATCGTCTCGGAGAGGTAGGCGGCGGCATTGAAGGTCAGCGCCAGCACGCCGCCCACCAGGGGGCTGAGGGTGATCCCGAACGAGGGCAGGCCGTAATACACCACGAAGATCTGCACCAGCAGCGGCGTGCCGCGGATGAACGAGACGTACACGCCGCTGATCCACTGGAGCGGCCTGATCCCCGAGAGCCGCGCCAGGGCGACCAGCAGCGCCAGCGGCAGCCCCAGCAGCATGGCCGCCAGCGCGTAGCCCAGCGTGATCGGGGCGGCGGCGAGCAGGGTCGGCAGGGCCTGCCAGGCACTCCGGAGGATCAGTTGCAACTGCTCGGCGGTCATGGGGGCATTCTCTCAGCGGGACAGGTTTCGTGGCGGATTGTGAACGGGCGCCAAAGGAAGAGGGGGAAGCAGGAGCGGCTGCCTCCCCCTGGTGCTGACGGGTGTCAGGGCTTGCTGACATCCTCTCCGAACCACTTGCGGCTGATCTTGGCATAGGTGCCGTCCGCTTTGATCTGGAGCAGGGCGCGGTTGATCGCGTTCCCCAGCGCCGCATTCGTCTTCTTGAAGGCGATCCCGACGGGTTCGGGCTGGCCGATCACCCCGGCGCCCCGGATCGGCAGCCGGTCCTTGGTGATCAGGTAGCCGACCAGCAGGCGGTCGTTGTACGCGGCGTCCAGGCGGCCAGCGGCCAGGTCCGCCAGGTACTCGGGGGCGCCGGGGTACGTGACCACGTTGATGCCCCCCGCGTCCCGGAGCTGCTTCTCGAAGTTGCTGCCCAGCCCCACGCCTACGCGCTTGCCCTTCAGGTCCGCGAGCGTCTTGGGACTGAAGTTGCCGCTCTTGCGCACAATGATCTGCGGGCGACTGTAGGCATACGGCTGGCTGAAGCCGATGGACTTCTGCCGTTCGGGGGTGATGCCCACCTGGTTGACGATCACGTCGTACTTGTTCGCCTGGAGTCCGGCCAGGATGCCGCTCCACTCGGTCAGCACGAACTCGGGGCGCAGTCCCAGCTTGGCCGCGACCGCCCGGGCGATATCCACGTCGAAGCCGGTGAGCTGGCCCTGCGCGTCCTTGAAGGTAAAGGGCGGGTAGGTGCCCTCCATCGCGATCTTCAGGACGCCGGGCGTCAGCGTCGGCGCGGCGGCCTGGGCACTCAGGCCAGCCGTCAGGGCGAGGGCGGTCAGAAGGGTCAGATGACGCATGGCAACCTCATTTCTGGAAGTGGGCAAGGGAAGGAGAAGGATGCTCCGGTTTCTACACAGTGGATTCTAAAGTACTTTAAGTTTGAAAATGTATCCTGATCGTCTATCGCCGGAGGTTGTCCCGGGGCCGCCTCCTGTCCGGTGGTTCCTCTTCCGGTCGTCACTGTTCCCCACCGGGGCCGGGCCATGTTGTGTCGGGTCTACATTCTGACCTTTTCCCTTATGCTGGGACGAGATGAGTGCCGTGATTCACCTCCAAGCGCTGGGTCTGACCGAATACGAGGCCCGCGCTTACACTGCCCTGCTGGCCCTGGGGCGCGCCGTGCCTGCCCGGGTGGCCCGGCAGGCGGGTATTCCCCGCCCCAAGATCTACGAGACGCTCGAACGGCTGGAGGGCCGGGGCCTCGCGGCGCGGGTCGGGCAGAATCCCCTGGAGTACGCGCCGCTCAGTGCCCGCGAGTACCTGGCCCGTGCCCGCCGCGCCTTCGATGACCGCCTGGGCGCCCTCGACCGCGACCTCTCGCGCCTCACGCCCGACCCCGCCCCGGAGGCCGTCTATCACCTGTACGGCGAGGCGGCCATCCGCAGCCTGTGCGAGGACCTCACGCTCAATGCCCGCCGCAGCGTCTACATGGCGGGGGAGACGGCCCTCGCCGACCGCCTGGAGCGCCTGACGCCCCGGGGCGTGGACCTGCACCGCGCCCCGCTGGAGGGCCTGCCCCCCGTCGCCGCCGAGGGCCAGCGGGCCTTCCTGCTCGCCCGTGACGGCGAGGCCGCCGTGATCGCCCACTTTATCGAAGCCGGGGGCAGCGGCGAGGCGCATGGCGTCCACACGCACAATCCGGTCGTGGTTCACCTGATCGAGGGCTACGTGCAACTCGCGGCCCAGCGGTCCCCCGCCGCCCGTTGACAACCCCGGGGACCACTGGTAATCTAACCGGGCCTTCGGGGCTGTGGCGCAGTTGGGAGCGCGTCTGAATGGCATTCAGAAGGTCAGGGGTTCGAATCCCCTCAGCTCCACCAAAAGGCCCCGCCTCGCGCGGGGCACTTTTCCAGGCGATGTAGCTCAGCTGGTTAGAGCGAACGACTCATAATCGTTAGGTCCCCGGTTCAAGTCCGGGCATCGCCACCACCCGGGAACCCTGCCCAGCGCGGGGTTCTTTTTCGTTGTTCCCGGGAGAGGGACGCCGCCGCGTCGCCGAGAAGGTCTACGCTCGGCCCATGACGACCCTGATTGCCGGGCTGGATCACGTTCAGATCGAGGCGCCTGCGGGCTGCGAACCACAGGCGCGGGCCTTTTTCGCTGACTTCCTGGGGTTGCCGGAACTGCACAAACCGGAGGCGCTGCGGGGCCGGGGCGGTGTCTGGTTTGCCCTGCCGGATGGACGACAACTGCATGTGGGCGTCACCCCCGACTTCGTGCCGCGTGAGAAGGGGCACCCGGCCCTGCGTTGCCTGGACCTCGCCGCCTTTCAGACGCACTGTGAGGCCCACGGTATCTCCTGCCGGGCCGACGCGGAAGCGGGGGTGTCGCGTGTGTTCCTGCGCGACCCTTTCGGCAACCGGCTGGAGGTCGTGGAGGGGGCGCACGAAAGCATTCCGCTGAACGCTGCGCCCTGAGTGACCCGCCTAGAATGCAGCCATGACGGACCCCACCCCCACCCAGCCCCAGCGCGGCGAAGTTGACCGCGACACGCTGGTGCGCTGGCTGAACGAGTACCTCAACATTGCCGCCTATCCCGACCCCAGCCTGAATGGCCTCCAGATCGAGGGGACGGACGTGATCCGGCGGGTCGCCGCGAGCGTGGATACCAGCGTCAAGACGCTTCAGGACGCGGCCGACAGCGGCGCGGACCTGCTGCTGGTGCACCACGGGCTGTTCTGGGGACAGCCGCTCGCCCTCACCGGGCCGCACCGGGCGCGGGTCCGCACGGCGCTGATGGCCGACCTGAACCTCTACGCCGCGCACCTGCCCCTCGATGCCCACCCCGAGGTCGGCAACAACGCGATGATCGCCCGCGCGCTGAGCCTCCAGCAGGTGCGGCCTTTCGGGGACTGGCAGGGCCACAAGATCGGCCTGGCGGGCGAGCTGCCCTTCCCCCAGAGTTTGCAGGACTTCGCGGACCGGGTGCAGAAGCTCACCGGCGAAATCTGCCTGGTGCATGGGGGCGGGCCGCCGAACGTGCAGCGCCTGGGGATCGTCAGCGGCAGCGGTGCGGGTGCGGTCGCGGAGGCCGCCGCCGCGGGCCTCGATACCCTGCTCACCGGGGAACCCGAGCACAAGCACTTCTATGACGCCTTCGAGTACGGCGTGAACGTGGTCTTCGCCGGGCACTACGAAACCGAGGTCTTCGGCGTGCGTGCCCTCGCCGCCCGCCTGGAGGAAGAGTTCGGCCTGCCGTGGCAGTTCCTGCACCACCCCACCGGCCTGTGACGCCCGGCCTCTTCGTCTCCTTCGAAGGCCCCGAGGGCGCGGGCAAGAGCACGCAGCTCGCGTGGCTGGCGGCGCGGCTGGCAGAGGCGGGGGTGCCGCACGTGGTCACGCGCGAGCCGGGCGGAACGCCGCTGGGGACCCGCGTCCGTGAGGTGCTGCTGGACCCGCTGCTGAACATCGACCCGCTGCCCGAGTTCCTGCTGTATTCCGCCAGCCGCGCGCAACTCGTCGGCAACGTGATCTGTCCGGCGCTCGCGCGGGGTGAGGCCGTCCTGTGCGACCGGTATGCCGATTCCAGTCTGGCCTACCAGGGAGCCGGGCGCGGGCTGGACCCGACTTTCCTCGCGGCCCTCACGCGCGAGGTGACGGGCGGGCTGGTCCCGGACCTCACGGTGCTGCTCGACCTCGATCCGGCGCTGGGGCTGGCGCGGGCGGCCTCACGTGGGCAGCCCGACCGCCTGGAACGCGCGGACCTGGGGTTTCATGGGCGGGTCCGCGCCGGGTTTCTGGCCCTGGCCGCCCAGGCGCCTCGGCGGTTCCTGGTGCTGGACGCCACCCGCGACCCCGGCGCGCTGGCGGACGCCATCTGGCAGGCGGTGCGGGACAGGCTGAGCCGAAGCCCGGCGGACAGGTCATCCCCTCACCTGAGCGGGGATTGATCAGACCCCCGGGGCCTCCGCGATTGCCAGCGGAGGCCCCGGGAGGGCGAGCGAGCGGCCCAGTGCCGCAGGGATCAGGGGGAGAGGGCGCCCGGGGTGGAGCGCAGGGCCTGATACCAGACGTTGGCCAGCTTGCTGTAGCCCGTGCTGTTGGGATGTACCCCATCGGCCAAATCCGCCACATTCAGCGCCGCATTCACGTCCACCAGCGTCACCTTCTGCCCCTGTGCCGCCCGGCTGCGTACCACCTCCGGCAAGGCCGCGTTGTACTGCCCCACCCAGCGGTTCTGCCCCGCCTCCGCTAACGGCGGCAGCGTCGCCACCAGAATCAGCATGTTGGGACGGCGGGCACTCATCTGATCGAGCAGGGCGCCGAGGCGTTTGGGGGCGTTGGCGGGGTCACGGTTCTGGATGATGTCGTTGGTGCCGATCATCAGCAGGGTGGTGGCGGGTTGCTGCTGGTCGAGCCAGGTGTTGACCTGGGCGGCGATTTCGTCGATGCGCCAGCCGGAGTGGCCCTCGTGGTCGCGGTCGGGGAGGGCGGCGGGGCCGTTGAGGAGGGAGCCGACGAAATCGAAGGGGAGGCCTGCGGCGCTGAGTTTCTGGAAGAGTCCGGTGCGGTAGCCCCCCGGGATGTTGTACCC
The window above is part of the Deinococcus metallilatus genome. Proteins encoded here:
- a CDS encoding glycogen synthase, whose amino-acid sequence is MQVLHVASEVFPFSRSGGLGDVLGALPAVQARLGADVTVVSPWYASLSGTPQEVWRGEVPGAGLVWAGEVREEGVRFLFVGLPAFERPGLYHPDDVERFCAFGRAVLPVLEALEITPDVLHGHDWQAGLVVAYAHLAGWRAAFTIHNLQYQGRWNLAEAREWTGLPDWTFGPEGVEFYGDLNLMKAGLVFAEQITTVSPTYAREITTPQYGEGLEGLLVRLTLEGRLSGILNGLDQERWDPRTDPDIRPYADAAGKAANAAVLRAEFGLDDAPILGVVSRLADQKGMDLLIMALPELVERWNVVVLGGGDPLLAAALIGWAFHPRVAFASGLNEPLAHRVYAGADAFAMPSRFEPCGLSQMIAMRYGTLPVVRETGGLVDTVPPNVGFRFADAAPGALAAACRQARAVFGDQVEWQARMARGMELNFSWEGPARQYLALYRSL
- a CDS encoding transporter substrate-binding domain-containing protein, giving the protein MRHLTLLTALALTAGLSAQAAAPTLTPGVLKIAMEGTYPPFTFKDAQGQLTGFDVDIARAVAAKLGLRPEFVLTEWSGILAGLQANKYDVIVNQVGITPERQKSIGFSQPYAYSRPQIIVRKSGNFSPKTLADLKGKRVGVGLGSNFEKQLRDAGGINVVTYPGAPEYLADLAAGRLDAAYNDRLLVGYLITKDRLPIRGAGVIGQPEPVGIAFKKTNAALGNAINRALLQIKADGTYAKISRKWFGEDVSKP
- a CDS encoding glyoxalase: MTTLIAGLDHVQIEAPAGCEPQARAFFADFLGLPELHKPEALRGRGGVWFALPDGRQLHVGVTPDFVPREKGHPALRCLDLAAFQTHCEAHGISCRADAEAGVSRVFLRDPFGNRLEVVEGAHESIPLNAAP
- a CDS encoding amino acid ABC transporter permease, translating into MTAEQLQLILRSAWQALPTLLAAAPITLGYALAAMLLGLPLALLVALARLSGIRPLQWISGVYVSFIRGTPLLVQIFVVYYGLPSFGITLSPLVGGVLALTFNAAAYLSETMRAAILSVPRGQREAALSLGLTPGQTLRLVVLPQAARVALPSLGNTLIGLVKDTSLVSVITVVELLRSAQLVIARTFEPFGPYLAAALIYWLISSLLELVQRRLEVRLSRHG
- a CDS encoding type II toxin-antitoxin system Phd/YefM family antitoxin; this translates as MIERTYTQARAELASLMDRAVNDRETVIIERRGRESVALIAADELRSLQESAHLLRSPANARRLLSALQRALADEGESLTPAELVRRVGLDGE
- a CDS encoding TrmB family transcriptional regulator; protein product: MSAVIHLQALGLTEYEARAYTALLALGRAVPARVARQAGIPRPKIYETLERLEGRGLAARVGQNPLEYAPLSAREYLARARRAFDDRLGALDRDLSRLTPDPAPEAVYHLYGEAAIRSLCEDLTLNARRSVYMAGETALADRLERLTPRGVDLHRAPLEGLPPVAAEGQRAFLLARDGEAAVIAHFIEAGGSGEAHGVHTHNPVVVHLIEGYVQLAAQRSPAAR
- a CDS encoding alpha/beta fold hydrolase, which codes for MTEGRPRTVLFLHAYPLSAAMWEDQKAALEAAGLTVLAPNLPGFGGEEGAITSLADTARDLLKTLPPDPTLLVGLSMGGYLALELLAQAPERFARAVLADTSARADDEEKQKDRRQQAERVLKEGKGFIIEAAREEHRPETFTRIRPMIEAATPQGIAGALRAMAARPDQRDTLRRLNLPLLALVGEQDDLTPPDLAGEIAELGHGERQIIPGAMHLSNLEAPEAFSAALLAFLR
- a CDS encoding Txe/YoeB family addiction module toxin, which translates into the protein MANETARVAVFQPEFIEDLTYWVQTDRKTALRLLRLVELVLRDPFGGLGKPEPLKYLGPNIWSRRLTEEHRLIYLVRDTRIDFLQGRYHYG
- a CDS encoding sensor histidine kinase, yielding MTDSSASLSTPPPPAPRGVPLSDRVKLVRNLLPPLIVLVVAVVEFVIAQLRNPVAEVWAHLLFYGLVGPAVTFFTVEWIAEGTRARERAERELRVTYARLSASHGQLQAVQELMRDLTDAPDMGAVVEVAARGAVRATGATHATLTVPGGLSGSASGETPAAPGTELYPLRVGIPGGGALALHFDTPPTPETQTLAQALAAEVATGVEAARQRTLDLMTLYSVDQSIRAERNMRRLLARVTRNMAERVQAGARAAYLSDQDGVLRLEYAQHAGGESSSSGALAPAFVGRVAQADTPLVASAQEAAEVFPEAKSALGFPMRDEEGLVGVLVLGDARPDAFEGARLPLLALLAAQAALGVRNARAYLYSEELAISDERARIAREIHDGVAQSLAFCALKLDLVARQLHSDPDKAEAEVKAATALLREQIREVRRSIFALRPIDLERYGLLETVRRYVEDFGQQNNLRSTLNVTGDIHLAPGDEAVVFRILQESLNNVAKHARAREVTVTLHGGERVTLRVQDDGAGFDPEQVSGRVSSAGGLGLMQMRERVESRGGNYRVLSSPGHGTLVEAEVPQA
- the tmk gene encoding dTMP kinase; this encodes MTPGLFVSFEGPEGAGKSTQLAWLAARLAEAGVPHVVTREPGGTPLGTRVREVLLDPLLNIDPLPEFLLYSASRAQLVGNVICPALARGEAVLCDRYADSSLAYQGAGRGLDPTFLAALTREVTGGLVPDLTVLLDLDPALGLARAASRGQPDRLERADLGFHGRVRAGFLALAAQAPRRFLVLDATRDPGALADAIWQAVRDRLSRSPADRSSPHLSGD
- a CDS encoding RNA methyltransferase, encoding MNLAVVLVSPKTPGNIGAAARAMLNMGASDLRIVAPRCDPLDSQAVAMAVHAADLLRSARIYPTLREALADRDVSVGTSARLRADLPPPRHPAQVRPLVRAAAAPALVFGPEETGLVNSDLEQCQVTVRVPTAEYASLNLAQAVLLVCYEFLQAQDEPPAYDRKTATREEMEAMYGHLHDTMELIGYTDAVRARHTLRLWRAMLDRALMSSAESRLFRGFLRQVKWKVEDAARRGTGAGRGGDAVE
- a CDS encoding Nif3-like dinuclear metal center hexameric protein: MTDPTPTQPQRGEVDRDTLVRWLNEYLNIAAYPDPSLNGLQIEGTDVIRRVAASVDTSVKTLQDAADSGADLLLVHHGLFWGQPLALTGPHRARVRTALMADLNLYAAHLPLDAHPEVGNNAMIARALSLQQVRPFGDWQGHKIGLAGELPFPQSLQDFADRVQKLTGEICLVHGGGPPNVQRLGIVSGSGAGAVAEAAAAGLDTLLTGEPEHKHFYDAFEYGVNVVFAGHYETEVFGVRALAARLEEEFGLPWQFLHHPTGL